The DNA region ATGCTAGTCCCAGCTATCTTTCATCTCACAGCTTTAAGTAACTAAATTATACCTATACTTTTTGTACACAGTCCCACAAGTATACATTCATGCAGCCCACTAACCAAATAAAAGTTAATCTATTCGTCTACAAATCACTTTTTGAATCCTAGTAATAATACTTAGCTCCTAAGTCCAAAATGAGTGTAGTAGGGTTAGGACTTCTGGTTCATTCGTTGAAATTTAAGTGCATCAACTTCAAGTCTATCGCTCCATAAATAACCGAAGACAGAGGACGCCAATAAATATTCAGTTATTTGGTAAACAATCTAGCTTTTACATATAATCTATGTGCTTCAAAGACTTAAGTGTTTCATGTTACTTATTAAATTAACTTGTTCTCACACTTATCtttatttaatgtaaatatatGCCGACTGTACCTTTGAATGATTTAAATTGAAATCTCAAAGAAAACAAGTTTCTTTGAGTTTACATATATCCCTAGCTGATAATAACTAATGAACATAAAACCCAAATTTAATATCTTCATGCTTATAACGATCTAAGATCAACTGTCAAAGTACTACATTCTCCGCAAATTACTCATACTAATTacaatcatgtgctcactagtgactagctttgagaCGTGACTTCTAGGTTTCGAGTGAGAATCcgtggccagtggagttcaatctaTGTAggttgtgagacagttatccaccgtAGGTAATGGACGAAGAGTTGCTCAAAattatggattgattgaagttagacattaacacctctAGGTCTCGGCCTAGCGGTTTAGGGGTTAGGTGTTAGCATACGAGACTGAAAGCCGTGGGTTCGATTCCCGCTTTCGGGATTGTGGATGGAGACTagtaaggagtcccatactagaacatcCAGTGTTGTTAGGCCTTAATGGCGGTCTAGCTAAGATTAGTTCGTGATTTTAACTGTAAGGGGATACTTTTACTTGTTATTTCTCATGGTCCCAATTCAGCAGAATATTTGCAGTGTTTTTGTCTGTCTCTTGGTAGGTAACTGAATACATAGCCAGTGGTGGGCGTGTTCTATTGATTTTAAATACGACAGAGGTGAATAATTTCCCCTCATCGAGTCTTGCTCATTATGCTTTACTTTCAAACGAATCTCCTAATCtgtttgaaaacaattattcatacTGGAAATGGATGTATAAAGATTCGATTTTAACTGGTGGATATCATCGCCTGGAACGTAATAATGATAAGGAGGTTGAAGTTCAAAAGGATCAACCATTAATTGCTATTCTCAGTGTAAGTTAATTAAAATCTGATTTTACAATTTCTTTTAGTCGTTTTTGGGTTTCTGAACTTCTTAAAAATATCTGATCGAATTAAGGTACTGTGGTAAAATCCTGATATAACAAACAAGTTTACACGTTATCAAAAGGTCATATGACAGGTGAGAAATATTGGTATGGATAGGATATTGTAAGGTAATTATTTGTTTCCCCAAAATCATCCCACATGTCTTTGCTTTGATCATTTAGGTAACTTACGTGTACTCATAATTTGTAAACCATTATTGTAACTTTTCTGCTCAACCTTGATCTCACCTTGCATAACAATTTAGTCAGGTGTTATGAGCGTAAATCAGAGACTAACAAGATAGAATTTGATTTTTGAAGGCTAACACTCAAAGCTTAAAATGAACTTACATTTTTATGATATATCTTTTTTCCTAAGATTGATTGTTTGAAAATCGAAGCAACACGTTTGGAAAATGCGTTCAACCTTCTTGGGATACCGTGTGTACCTTGTGTTGATCTGGAAGACAATACACATGATAAACTACTGTCTAATTCCCTATCCTCAGTTCATTTATCCGATTCAAAGACTTTGTATTGTTTTACACCGGACTCTGAGAAAAAGGTtggatttaaattattttgttaaattgCTTTTTGTTTATTCTACAGTGAATTGCATTCTTTTTTTCTCTGTATAATTTAGTATACATACTATATGAATGCATGCGTAGTTGTGTGTTTTTGGTAGGAGCTAGATTATAACGTTGGTAGATATATCTTCATCCTATCGCTTTTTATAATTCTGAGGAAAACTCAAACATATCTCGTTATCACTCGATGCACAACTCATTATATTACTCATTTACTATAactattttgttcatttaacgTGGATAGAttatggctagcagtgaaaacCTGAACGCGCGTTTGTTCTACTCGGAACTCACCAGTTGGATGTACACCTGCAGTTCAGTGATGCTCATAATGAAACAAATTTTTGTCCACTATAAACAATCTCTTTTAACATATACATTATATCGTTATTGACTAACtacattcatttgatattaCGGAGCTAATTAGTTTGGTTTTTCCCCATTATACTCTCAATGTTGTCTTGGTTGCAATGATTTGTTTACCTTCCGATTTCAGAAGATCGTTAATTTTCTCATTACGGAATTTTCAACGAAATGCAAAAAAGAGATTTCCTATTGTTCTACTCTATCTGATCTTCCATTGGGTTTCAACTGGATAGATTATTTTTCAAATCTCCATACTGAACATTTAGGTAAATTGATTGTTTGGTCTAACTCAATGGAATCTAGTTGGGATTTCTGTCAACAGTAAGTCTATTGTTCCTGGTTTCACTGGTTGCTTAAGTTCAATAcgtaatgtaaactatgaaaccCAACGATATTTACAAATACATCATAGTAATCATAACTATAGGCTCACTGGTGGTTAGTTTTGAGAGGTGATTATCGGAATTCTTGCGAAAaagccgttcagtgtttcctggTTTCCAATTGTTTACTAATTAAGATCAGTCTGTTATGTAAAATGTGAAATTTCTTATTGTTCATTCATTGTCGATAgtaagttttattatttttttttatagatAACTGCTTTTATCGTTTCTTTTATATTATATACTGTAAAACTCCGTAAAATATATGGATTTACAAAGTGTACGTGTGCTTCACCTAAATAATAGTAAATTTTTATTGAGGGTTCTTTAAATGATGTCAAACATAGTTTAGTGGCTTTTTGTAGGAGTTTAAATATGATGTTAAATGCAAAAAAATTATATGATCGGTTAAACTAAGTgtttcattttgataataatgttTGAATTCTCATGGAAGAAACTTAAATACCTAAGTCTCATGAGTGATAAGACATTTCGAAGTCCAGCTAATGAATGTTTATGTTGTGATTTGGTGACCGATAGAATAAGCTGCTAACAGAATCTCCTAGAAGGTCCCTAAAAACATTGATGATAattctttgaaaaatagatataTTTTATGGAATAAAGACAACAGTAAGATTTACTTTGTCTGGTATCCTGACATGAATCAAATGGGAACATCGTAGATAAAGTAATGAATTTTAGAGTAAAATACATGGTTTTCAGTCACCGAGTTACAGATTCAAACCACATTGTCCTACTACATGCACCAGTAAAAAGTCTTTGATCCATTTGTGATCATTGTTTCTATTCTTGGTTAGTTATAGATTGTCTGGTGAGTAACTAAGCTTTACCGTCTTCGTCAAATATTCTTAACAAAAAATTGGCATATATAATCCTGTCGTATTGTCGAATTAACCAATGCTGCCTTCTGGAGTTCATTCGCTTGACCTTCGGCTGTCAGTTCCATGAATAAGTTATCAGTTCAATTACTTCTATCATTTCTGTATTTTATCAGATTCGTTCTATCTTTTTCAGTTTTTAAATCTGATTAGTGTTATTAGTTCCCACTGAAGCGTATGTTCTAAGCAGCGTACATAAATCTATACCTGATCACTGAAAAGCACCCCAAATTCCTGTAATCTTTTCAtatgtattgattgtttgaatcctctcattgatgtttagtacTATAATCGATCAGTCATTTTTGGCATATATGCAAcatgtgcggattgcctcgatatttctATTAAGTCTCAAGCATTCTAAGCAGAGGTGGattgtggctagtagtggaatccaagacccACATTTTGTTCTACTACGGAATCACCAGCTAGATGTATCTAGTAGTCATTGTTATATCTTGGAGCGTTAGGCTGCCTGGAGAGAATCCTGACAAATGAGTACTTCCTCAGGTTAAACAATCCTCCCGtactatttcatttataaatgaaGATTGTGTTATATTGATG from Schistosoma haematobium chromosome ZW, whole genome shotgun sequence includes:
- a CDS encoding hypothetical protein (EggNog:ENOG410V80N~COG:H), encoding MTNTWSILCLSKFSRQLNDVFKKSLSITNRISLINIYYVLSPGEVLSTPVSTVYQKLVKKMQDIVVPDTALLYPLPRKQFLAELWITSGKLLVVLESSLFIEDVPHSVDFQKDLTIVTEYIASGGRVLLILNTTEVNNFPSSSLAHYALLSNESPNLFENNYSYWKWMYKDSILTGGYHRLERNNDKEVEVQKDQPLIAILSIDCLKIEATRLENAFNLLGIPCVPCVDLEDNTHDKLLSNSLSSVHLSDSKTLYCFTPDSEKKKIVNFLITEFSTKCKKEISYCSTLSDLPLGFNWIDYFSNLHTEHLGKLIVWSNSMESSWDFCQQ